A genome region from Yoonia vestfoldensis includes the following:
- a CDS encoding shikimate kinase — translation MGPAAAYRLRRNVVLVGMMGAGKTAIGRALAAMLQVPFVDSDAAIEEAAALSIDEIFARDGEAFFRRRETEVLRRLLADGPRIISTGGGAFLAAENRALIASDAIALWLDADLQTLWERVRHKDTRPLLRTADPKGTLTRLLAARKDIYALAGLRLPVAFHASIEDTTQDALRLLATQPAVLETL, via the coding sequence ATGGGACCGGCGGCGGCATATCGGCTAAGGCGCAATGTGGTGCTGGTGGGCATGATGGGCGCAGGCAAGACCGCCATCGGGCGGGCGCTGGCCGCCATGCTGCAAGTGCCATTCGTCGATAGCGACGCCGCCATCGAAGAGGCCGCAGCGCTCAGCATCGATGAAATCTTTGCCCGCGACGGCGAGGCCTTCTTTCGCCGCCGCGAAACCGAGGTGCTGCGGCGCCTGCTGGCGGATGGGCCGCGGATCATCTCGACCGGCGGCGGGGCCTTTCTGGCCGCAGAAAACCGCGCGCTGATTGCAAGCGACGCCATTGCGCTCTGGCTGGATGCCGATCTGCAGACGCTGTGGGAACGGGTCCGCCACAAGGACACCCGCCCGCTGCTGCGCACGGCCGACCCCAAGGGGACATTGACGCGCTTGCTGGCGGCGCGCAAAGATATCTATGCGCTGGCCGGGCTGCGGCTGCCGGTGGCCTTTCACGCCTCGATCGAGGATACGACAC